The following are encoded together in the Wolbachia endosymbiont (group E) of Neria commutata genome:
- the sdhC gene encoding succinate dehydrogenase, cytochrome b556 subunit has protein sequence MSDRPLSPHLQIYKIQVTSFFSIMHRLTGVLLFFLLMIFSWHFILHVYFPKLFIVRYLNVLLSTPVAKLAYILCFVSFTYHFLNGIRHLLWDMGLNLEINGVSRSAILLTVTLLFSTIAFLFMFI, from the coding sequence ATGAGCGATAGACCTCTTTCTCCACATTTACAGATATATAAAATACAAGTTACTAGTTTTTTTTCTATTATGCATAGGTTAACTGGTGTCTTGCTCTTTTTTTTGTTAATGATATTTTCTTGGCATTTCATATTACATGTTTATTTTCCTAAACTGTTCATAGTAAGATACTTAAATGTATTACTATCTACTCCTGTTGCTAAATTAGCGTATATTTTATGTTTTGTAAGTTTTACATATCATTTTCTTAATGGTATTCGTCATTTATTGTGGGATATGGGGCTTAACCTAGAAATCAACGGCGTTTCAAGGAGCGCTATACTGCTAACAGTGACACTACTTTTTTCTACAATCGCATTTTTATTTATGTTTATATGA